A single window of Candidatus Eisenbacteria bacterium DNA harbors:
- a CDS encoding ABC transporter permease subunit has translation MRGVDMRRVRVIAGDEFRQALESRWLFGFTAVLAGLVLGLSFFGLAQSREVGFQGFARVTLSLMNLVLFIVPLTGLVLGVTSTSSAHGALSLLLAQPVSRTEVLLGKFLGLAAALTVAQAVGFGAGGLVVAFYAGSEQSLGFLVLTGLSMALGWLTVSTALFIAVLWPDRLKAMSAALLLWLLMVVAYDLVVLGATTLLQGVPLQSVLFPALLLNPVDLARVLTMLAIGSGALFGPTSAVLMKSFGSTGGIALGLLVLTLESVIPLVIAAQVFRRRDG, from the coding sequence ATGCGTGGCGTCGACATGCGCCGCGTGCGGGTGATCGCAGGCGACGAGTTCCGGCAGGCGCTCGAGAGCCGCTGGCTGTTCGGCTTCACGGCCGTGCTCGCGGGCCTCGTGCTCGGGCTCTCCTTCTTCGGCCTGGCGCAGAGCCGCGAAGTCGGCTTCCAGGGCTTCGCGCGGGTCACGCTGAGCCTGATGAACCTGGTGCTCTTCATCGTCCCGCTCACCGGTCTCGTGCTCGGCGTCACCAGCACCTCGAGTGCTCACGGCGCGCTGTCGCTGCTGCTCGCGCAGCCGGTGAGCCGGACCGAGGTGCTGCTCGGCAAGTTCCTCGGTCTCGCGGCCGCGCTCACGGTGGCGCAGGCGGTGGGATTCGGCGCCGGCGGTCTCGTGGTCGCCTTCTACGCCGGATCCGAGCAATCGCTCGGATTCCTCGTGCTCACCGGCCTGTCCATGGCGCTCGGCTGGCTGACGGTTTCCACGGCGCTCTTCATCGCCGTGCTCTGGCCGGACCGGCTCAAGGCCATGTCCGCCGCACTGTTGCTATGGCTCCTCATGGTGGTGGCGTACGACCTCGTCGTGCTCGGGGCCACGACGCTGCTCCAGGGCGTGCCGCTCCAGAGCGTGCTGTTTCCGGCTCTGCTGCTCAATCCCGTCGACCTGGCCCGGGTGCTCACCATGCTGGCGATCGGATCGGGAGCCCTGTTCGGGCCGACCTCGGCGGTTCTCATGAAGAGCTTCGGCAGCACGGGCGGCATTGCGCTCGGGCTGCTGGTGCTCACGCTCGAGAGCGTGATCCCGCTCGTGATCGCGGCTCAGGTGTTCCGAAGAAGGGATGGGTAG
- a CDS encoding ABC transporter ATP-binding protein gives MIHAAGLVKRYGAVVAVDHLSFDVNAGETFALVGPNGAGKTTTLRLLLGLSLPDQGTITIGARRLPPNHPEARAALGYVPQKVEFPRGRTVTEVLRFFARLRGLDARAVDRALERVGLSEFASRRATELSGGYTQRLSLGQALLADPSLLVLDEPTASLDPEATWEFRSLVEQLRAEGKTILLCSHLLSEVERVADRVLILVEGREAALERMDELRTRQEAAARRALEGHARNDGAMSLPTLEEVFLSVVRKERADA, from the coding sequence GTGATCCACGCCGCGGGTCTGGTCAAGCGCTACGGCGCGGTGGTCGCGGTCGACCATCTGTCATTCGACGTGAACGCGGGGGAGACGTTCGCGCTCGTCGGACCCAATGGCGCCGGGAAGACCACGACGCTCCGCCTGCTCCTCGGTCTCTCGCTTCCCGACCAGGGGACGATCACCATCGGCGCCCGGCGTCTTCCGCCCAACCACCCCGAGGCTCGCGCCGCGCTCGGTTACGTGCCGCAGAAGGTCGAGTTCCCCCGCGGCCGCACGGTGACCGAGGTGCTGCGGTTCTTCGCCCGTCTGCGCGGACTCGATGCGCGCGCGGTGGACCGAGCTCTCGAGCGGGTGGGCCTTTCCGAATTCGCGTCGCGCCGGGCGACCGAGCTCTCCGGTGGATACACGCAGCGGCTCTCGCTCGGCCAGGCGCTGCTGGCCGATCCTTCCCTGCTCGTTCTCGACGAGCCCACGGCCAGCCTCGATCCGGAAGCGACCTGGGAGTTTCGATCGCTGGTCGAGCAGCTGAGAGCCGAGGGCAAGACGATCCTCCTGTGCTCCCACCTGCTGTCCGAAGTGGAGCGCGTCGCCGACCGCGTGCTGATCCTGGTGGAAGGCCGTGAGGCCGCGCTCGAGCGGATGGACGAGCTGCGCACGCGCCAGGAAGCCGCGGCGCGGCGCGCCCTCGAAGGCCACGCCCGCAACGACGGAGCGATGTCCCTCCCCACGCTCGAGGAGGTCTTCCTCTCGGTGGTGCGCAAGGAGAGGGCCGATGCGTGA
- a CDS encoding nitrous oxide reductase accessory protein NosL, protein MRDVARVAWNALMLAALASCAARGPKPIAVGAECAACGMSIGDLRFACERQAGGWSQYDSIECLLDDKKPGPIWLADYDTQTLAPAESLWVVKGDFPSPMGGGLAAFRSRAAADRVASETGGRVSRLPDVKREPAP, encoded by the coding sequence ATGCGTGACGTGGCGCGTGTCGCATGGAACGCGCTCATGCTCGCGGCGCTGGCTTCGTGCGCCGCTCGCGGGCCCAAGCCGATCGCGGTCGGCGCCGAATGCGCCGCTTGCGGCATGTCGATCGGCGATCTTCGCTTCGCCTGCGAGAGACAAGCCGGCGGCTGGTCCCAGTACGACTCGATCGAGTGCCTGCTCGACGACAAGAAGCCGGGCCCGATCTGGCTCGCCGACTACGACACGCAGACGCTCGCCCCGGCCGAGTCCTTGTGGGTGGTGAAGGGTGACTTTCCCTCACCGATGGGCGGCGGCCTCGCCGCTTTCCGCTCCCGCGCGGCCGCCGATCGAGTCGCCTCGGAGACGGGCGGCCGGGTGTCGCGACTCCCCGATGTGAAGCGGGAACCGGCGCCATGA
- a CDS encoding NnrS family protein: MGRAPQPYQVLFPIGVVFALIGLGAWPAHVFGLLPYPGALHRSLMIQGFETSFILGFLLTAMPAFTHGPRCHPLELAWGVFSMVGFGVAAFFADETAAQEFFLFALTLPLFAGGRRVLGNPQKPPEEFAFVAFGLALGLLGGALRLAESLGVVFSLPARLPERLLSLGMVLSLVVGVGSLLVPTFAGMRDPLVIPGVAKAHERAGRRALYAVMMAVLALAFVLESAHRPTLGMAMRATAVTVMVTWVWKLYRLPRRDAAGFVLWGAGWFLPLGLLGATLDPLHAVALLHFTYMGGFALLTIGIGTRVIVSHGGHALELERRVLDVRWLSLFLIALALRVIADFATAHVARAWAASAVLLIAACGWWAWRVLSLRSQRREVGPKTV, encoded by the coding sequence ATGGGTAGAGCGCCTCAGCCGTACCAGGTCCTCTTTCCGATCGGAGTCGTGTTCGCTCTGATCGGCCTCGGCGCATGGCCCGCGCACGTCTTCGGGCTCTTGCCTTATCCGGGCGCGCTGCACCGGAGCCTGATGATCCAGGGCTTCGAGACCAGCTTCATCCTCGGCTTCCTCCTCACCGCGATGCCGGCCTTCACGCACGGGCCCCGCTGCCATCCGCTCGAGCTGGCATGGGGCGTGTTCTCGATGGTGGGCTTCGGCGTCGCCGCCTTCTTCGCCGACGAGACCGCGGCGCAAGAGTTCTTCCTCTTCGCTCTCACGCTGCCACTCTTCGCCGGTGGCCGGCGCGTCCTCGGGAATCCGCAGAAGCCGCCGGAAGAGTTCGCCTTCGTCGCGTTCGGACTGGCGCTCGGGCTCCTGGGCGGCGCGCTGCGGCTCGCCGAGTCGCTGGGCGTCGTGTTTTCGCTGCCGGCGCGCTTGCCGGAGCGCCTGCTCTCGCTCGGCATGGTCCTGTCTCTGGTGGTGGGCGTGGGAAGCCTCCTCGTCCCCACCTTTGCGGGAATGCGCGATCCACTGGTGATTCCCGGTGTGGCGAAGGCCCACGAGCGCGCCGGGCGCCGTGCGTTGTACGCGGTGATGATGGCGGTGCTCGCGCTGGCCTTCGTCCTGGAGAGCGCCCATCGGCCGACCCTCGGCATGGCCATGCGGGCCACGGCAGTCACCGTGATGGTGACCTGGGTGTGGAAGCTCTACCGGCTGCCGCGACGGGATGCCGCCGGATTCGTGCTTTGGGGCGCGGGGTGGTTCCTGCCGCTGGGGCTCCTGGGCGCGACGCTCGATCCGCTGCACGCCGTCGCCCTGCTCCACTTCACCTACATGGGAGGCTTCGCGCTGCTCACGATCGGGATCGGGACACGCGTCATCGTCTCGCACGGAGGACACGCGCTCGAGCTCGAGCGCCGCGTGCTCGATGTGCGGTGGCTGAGTCTGTTCCTCATCGCGCTGGCGCTTCGCGTCATCGCCGATTTCGCCACGGCGCACGTGGCCAGGGCATGGGCCGCGAGCGCGGTGCTGCTGATCGCCGCCTGCGGATGGTGGGCCTGGAGAGTCCTCTCGCTGCGATCGCAGCGACGCGAGGTCGGGCCGAAGACGGTCTAG
- the nosD gene encoding nitrous oxide reductase family maturation protein NosD produces the protein MSAARRVLLALGLTPLLAAGAAQARVLLPPEGSIAVALQQARPGDTLVVPKGVHRERIRIQVPLTLRGEPGAVLDGGSEGSVLTVEASGATIEDLEIRGSGNRVITVDSGVRVLGASGVRLRRLILTQVLYGISAERSDQISIEDCRLAGRVPPREERGDGNGLHLWYCRDAVLRGNELSRFLDGIYLSFVDRAQVENNRLSDHGRYGLHTMYCHNTRLVDNDFTRNVAGIAIMFSNGLHVERNRMVRNRGPRTYGLLLRDCNGGRFEANHLVDNTVAIFMDNSNRNHVTGNRLSDNGWGVILFASCAGNEFAGNDFIDNDYPLALDMRRTDNRFDDGRRGNYWSGSAPYDLDADGVSDAPHSPVSAFAFVSKQYPDLSILARSPAVVALSVAERVFPSLQPSEAVDRFPSVRPTVASPSEAGERRGARRSWTAALAFSLLLGMGLAGFTRRREVP, from the coding sequence ATGAGCGCGGCACGTCGGGTGCTGCTGGCCCTTGGGTTGACGCCGCTCCTCGCGGCCGGCGCCGCGCAAGCGCGCGTGCTCTTGCCGCCGGAAGGCTCGATCGCGGTCGCGCTCCAGCAGGCGCGCCCGGGAGACACCCTGGTCGTGCCCAAAGGCGTCCATCGCGAGCGCATCCGCATCCAGGTCCCGCTCACGCTCCGCGGCGAGCCCGGAGCGGTGCTGGATGGCGGAAGCGAGGGCTCGGTGCTCACGGTCGAGGCCTCGGGCGCGACGATCGAGGATCTCGAGATTCGAGGCAGCGGCAACCGTGTCATCACGGTGGACAGCGGCGTGCGCGTGCTCGGAGCGTCCGGGGTCCGGCTCCGCCGCTTGATCCTCACCCAAGTGCTCTACGGCATCTCGGCCGAGCGCTCGGACCAGATCTCGATCGAGGATTGCCGGCTCGCGGGCCGCGTGCCCCCGCGTGAGGAGCGCGGCGACGGCAACGGGCTCCACCTCTGGTACTGCCGCGACGCCGTGCTTCGCGGCAACGAGCTGTCCCGGTTCCTCGACGGCATCTACCTGTCGTTCGTGGATCGCGCGCAGGTCGAGAACAATCGGCTGAGCGACCACGGGCGGTACGGGCTCCACACGATGTACTGCCACAACACACGGCTCGTCGACAACGATTTCACTCGCAATGTCGCCGGCATCGCCATCATGTTCTCCAACGGTCTTCACGTGGAGCGCAATCGCATGGTCCGGAACCGGGGGCCTCGCACGTACGGCCTGCTGCTACGCGACTGCAACGGCGGCCGCTTCGAGGCCAACCATCTCGTCGACAACACGGTCGCGATCTTCATGGACAACTCGAATCGCAATCATGTGACCGGCAACCGGCTCTCGGACAACGGCTGGGGCGTGATCCTGTTCGCGTCGTGCGCCGGCAACGAATTCGCCGGCAACGACTTCATCGACAACGACTATCCGCTGGCGCTCGACATGCGGCGCACCGACAACCGGTTCGACGACGGGCGGCGAGGCAACTACTGGAGCGGGAGCGCTCCGTACGATCTCGACGCCGACGGCGTCAGCGATGCGCCTCACTCGCCGGTGAGCGCATTCGCGTTCGTGTCCAAGCAATATCCTGATCTTTCGATCCTGGCTCGCAGCCCCGCGGTCGTCGCCTTGTCGGTCGCCGAGCGGGTGTTTCCGTCGCTCCAGCCGAGCGAGGCGGTGGACCGTTTTCCCAGCGTGCGCCCCACGGTGGCGAGCCCATCCGAAGCCGGAGAGCGCCGCGGCGCCCGCCGCAGCTGGACCGCGGCCTTGGCCTTCTCTCTGTTGCTCGGGATGGGGCTCGCCGGCTTCACCCGGCGCCGGGAGGTCCCGTGA